The following proteins are co-located in the Marinomonas profundi genome:
- a CDS encoding FAD-dependent monooxygenase, which yields MSQVNRVVIAGAGIGGLCTALALAKQGIQVVVCEQAPSLGEVGAGLQMSPNALKVLRQLGLEADLSHFAFVPQHAAIRDYKSGEYYLKSPLGTLAEARYGAPYWHLHRADLHRVLADSCKRAGVELILKAAVTGYREDPERNQVFLCLDDGREFGADLLIGADGIRSKVREQMLGQEQPRFMGQVAWRGVIPVSDLTVAVKPDACVWAGPGRHFVSYYLRGGDYVNFVAVEERSDWQSESWREEGDVEELKRAFAGWHPEVSDLLNAASSAFLWALNGRDALPTWHQGRAVLLGDACHPMLPFMAQGAAMAIEDAYVLAQCLSRYPLAEALTNYERVRKPRATQIQQLSKGNAGLYHMHGGVLGKMKLNALQAAARLAPRVIQSKLDAVYGYDVIAEFPPLQ from the coding sequence GTGAGTCAGGTAAATCGGGTTGTGATTGCGGGCGCTGGGATTGGCGGCTTGTGTACCGCGCTTGCTTTGGCTAAGCAAGGCATTCAAGTGGTGGTGTGTGAACAAGCCCCGAGCCTTGGCGAAGTCGGGGCGGGTCTGCAGATGAGCCCTAATGCCTTAAAGGTGTTACGCCAACTGGGGTTGGAAGCTGACTTAAGCCACTTTGCTTTTGTGCCCCAACATGCCGCTATCCGAGACTATAAAAGCGGCGAGTATTACCTCAAATCGCCTTTAGGCACGCTGGCTGAGGCGCGTTATGGTGCGCCTTATTGGCATTTGCATCGTGCTGATTTGCATCGAGTTTTAGCGGATTCATGCAAGCGAGCAGGCGTTGAATTGATATTAAAGGCTGCTGTGACGGGGTATCGTGAGGATCCAGAACGCAATCAAGTGTTTTTATGCTTAGACGATGGGCGTGAGTTTGGTGCGGATTTATTAATTGGCGCAGACGGTATTCGTTCAAAAGTACGTGAACAAATGCTGGGGCAAGAACAGCCACGCTTTATGGGGCAGGTGGCGTGGCGCGGCGTGATTCCGGTCAGCGATCTAACGGTGGCGGTTAAGCCCGATGCGTGTGTTTGGGCGGGACCTGGGCGGCATTTTGTCAGTTACTATTTGCGTGGCGGTGATTATGTGAATTTTGTCGCCGTAGAAGAGCGCAGCGATTGGCAATCTGAATCATGGCGTGAAGAGGGCGACGTGGAAGAATTAAAACGTGCTTTTGCTGGTTGGCATCCTGAAGTGAGTGATTTACTTAACGCGGCGAGCAGTGCCTTTTTGTGGGCGTTGAATGGCCGTGATGCACTGCCCACTTGGCATCAAGGTCGAGCGGTTTTATTGGGCGATGCCTGTCACCCGATGTTGCCTTTCATGGCGCAAGGTGCGGCAATGGCGATTGAAGACGCTTATGTTTTGGCTCAGTGTTTATCGCGCTATCCATTGGCCGAGGCGTTAACAAACTATGAACGGGTTCGAAAACCACGAGCCACCCAGATACAGCAGCTGTCGAAAGGCAATGCTGGCTTGTACCATATGCACGGAGGTGTGTTGGGTAAAATGAAATTAAACGCGCTTCAAGCCGCGGCTCGCCTTGCTCCAAGGGTCATTCAGTCTAAGCTAGACGCGGTGTATGGTTACGATGTGATAGCCGAATTCCCTCCTCTGCAGTGA
- a CDS encoding transglutaminase family protein, producing MTIRVAIQHKTTYEFDRFINVAPHVLRLQPAAHSRTKIHAYSLKVLPETHFVNVQQDPFGNFQTRLVFPEKTNKLEFYVEVIADMTVINPFDFFVESYAEAFPFAYKEELKKELEPYLKVTESCPLLDKWLSTVDRKSTPTNDFLVAINSRLAADIGYGIRLEPGVQTCEETLTLKKGSCRDTSWLLVQILRSLGLAARFASGYLVQLTSDVKALDGPSGPEEDFTDLHAWCEVFLPGAGWVGLDPTSGLFAGEGHIPLACTPEPASAAPITGFIDECECEFSYTNIVTRIHEDPRVTKPYAEGEWDTIKALGFAVDKQLEEGDVRLTMGGEPTFVSIDDMDSEQWSTGALGAEKLKLAKDLLIKMKQEFGANGLLHYGQGKWYPGEEVPRWALGCFWRTDGEALWNDPKYLARVDKNYQHTIKDAQAFGELLCEKLALDTHYLQSSYEDTLYYLWMEQSLPVDADPTKADLKDDLERRRLAKLLSRGLSTTTGFVLPLEFDDINKRWNSSLWPMRSDVITLIPGDSPMGYRLPLNALPAQAEEDRIPERDPFDPRQPLANKKDHAVLDSVAKQHFAKKPAPTAPNAEKTLPEKTLRNVIRTTLCIEPRDGRLHVFMPPMTHLEHFVDVLGHLETVAKKLDLPIVIEGYEPPKDPRLQKFLITPDPGVIEVNIHPAASWKELVHNTETLYHQAYLSRLGAEKFMLDGRHTGTGGGNHVTLGGRTPADSPLLRRPELLQSLVTFWQHHPGLSYLFSGMFIGPTSQAPRPDEGRDEALYEMEIAFQNMPDGLVDEPWLVDRLMRNLLVDITGNTHRSEFCIDKLYAAGSASGRQGLLEFRGFEMPPHPHMSLVQMLLLRCLVARFWKEPYKKPLVRWGTSLHDKFMLPHFVWQDVKEVVEDLQRHGFPFKLEWLAPFEEFRFPHYGRQKIDDMEIELRWAIEPWHVLGEEITGSGTARYVDSSVERLQVKLSGVTDGRYVLSCNGRRVPIRATGRKGEYVGAVRYKAWAPPSALHPTLGIDAPLVFDLIDTWNGLSVGGCTYHVSHPGGRTYDNVPVNSNEAEARRVNRFWDHGFTQGTLSPASAFDALRSFYPNGNEPRTMSPPAEEPMNEYPHTLDLRKQYNVL from the coding sequence ATGACCATTAGAGTTGCAATACAGCACAAGACGACCTACGAGTTTGACCGTTTTATCAATGTGGCACCCCATGTTCTAAGACTGCAACCTGCCGCACATTCTCGTACGAAAATTCACGCCTACTCACTCAAGGTGCTGCCGGAAACCCACTTCGTCAATGTTCAGCAAGACCCGTTTGGTAACTTTCAAACGCGCTTAGTGTTTCCAGAAAAAACCAACAAGCTAGAGTTTTATGTGGAAGTCATCGCCGACATGACGGTGATTAATCCATTCGACTTCTTTGTGGAAAGCTATGCAGAAGCGTTTCCATTTGCCTATAAAGAAGAACTTAAAAAAGAACTCGAACCTTACCTAAAGGTAACGGAATCCTGTCCGCTATTGGATAAATGGCTATCAACCGTTGACCGTAAAAGTACACCAACCAATGACTTCCTAGTTGCTATCAACAGCCGTTTAGCGGCCGATATTGGTTATGGCATTCGCCTAGAACCCGGCGTTCAAACCTGTGAAGAAACGCTAACGCTTAAAAAAGGTTCCTGTCGTGATACCTCTTGGCTACTGGTGCAAATACTGCGTAGTCTTGGTTTAGCCGCACGATTCGCTTCTGGCTACCTTGTTCAGCTCACCTCAGACGTCAAAGCACTCGATGGCCCGTCCGGCCCAGAAGAAGACTTCACCGACTTGCACGCATGGTGTGAAGTCTTTTTACCGGGCGCAGGCTGGGTTGGCTTAGACCCGACGTCTGGCTTGTTTGCTGGCGAAGGTCATATTCCGCTCGCCTGTACGCCAGAGCCCGCTTCGGCGGCGCCTATTACCGGCTTCATCGACGAGTGTGAATGCGAATTTAGTTATACCAATATCGTCACCCGCATCCACGAAGACCCACGAGTCACCAAACCCTATGCCGAAGGCGAATGGGATACGATTAAAGCCCTTGGCTTTGCCGTCGACAAACAGCTTGAAGAAGGCGATGTTCGCCTGACAATGGGCGGTGAACCGACCTTCGTCTCCATCGATGACATGGATTCAGAACAATGGAGCACCGGCGCACTAGGCGCCGAAAAGCTCAAACTTGCCAAAGACTTATTGATTAAAATGAAGCAAGAATTTGGCGCTAACGGTCTACTTCATTACGGACAAGGTAAATGGTATCCGGGGGAAGAAGTGCCGCGTTGGGCGCTGGGCTGTTTCTGGCGCACCGATGGCGAAGCCTTATGGAATGACCCTAAATACTTAGCGCGCGTCGACAAAAACTACCAACACACCATTAAAGATGCCCAAGCCTTTGGCGAACTATTGTGTGAAAAACTCGCGTTGGACACACACTATCTACAAAGCAGCTATGAAGACACCCTGTATTACTTGTGGATGGAGCAATCGCTGCCAGTGGATGCCGACCCCACCAAAGCCGATTTAAAAGACGACTTAGAGCGCCGTCGACTTGCCAAGCTGCTTAGTCGTGGTTTAAGTACAACAACGGGGTTTGTCTTACCATTGGAATTTGATGATATTAACAAACGTTGGAACAGCTCCCTTTGGCCCATGCGCAGCGACGTGATCACCTTGATTCCCGGCGACAGCCCAATGGGCTATCGTTTGCCGCTAAATGCTTTGCCAGCCCAAGCCGAAGAAGACCGTATCCCTGAACGTGACCCGTTCGACCCTCGTCAGCCTTTGGCAAACAAAAAAGACCACGCGGTATTAGACAGCGTCGCCAAACAGCATTTCGCCAAAAAACCAGCGCCTACCGCGCCTAACGCTGAAAAGACCTTACCTGAAAAGACGCTGAGAAATGTCATTCGCACCACGCTGTGTATCGAACCACGCGATGGCCGTTTGCATGTTTTCATGCCGCCGATGACGCATCTTGAGCACTTTGTAGACGTACTAGGACACCTTGAAACGGTGGCGAAAAAACTCGATCTACCGATTGTAATCGAAGGCTATGAACCACCCAAAGACCCTCGCCTACAAAAGTTCCTGATTACGCCAGACCCAGGGGTGATCGAGGTAAATATTCACCCGGCAGCGAGCTGGAAAGAGTTGGTTCACAATACTGAAACGCTATACCACCAAGCCTACTTGTCTCGCCTTGGCGCCGAAAAATTCATGCTGGATGGTCGCCACACTGGCACCGGTGGGGGGAATCACGTCACACTGGGGGGACGCACACCGGCCGACAGCCCGCTGTTACGTCGCCCTGAATTGCTACAAAGCTTGGTCACGTTTTGGCAACATCATCCCGGTTTATCGTATCTTTTTTCGGGTATGTTTATTGGCCCAACCAGCCAAGCACCACGTCCAGATGAAGGCCGCGATGAAGCCTTGTATGAAATGGAAATTGCCTTCCAAAACATGCCCGACGGTCTCGTCGATGAGCCTTGGCTCGTCGATCGTTTAATGCGCAACTTGCTGGTCGACATTACCGGCAACACCCATCGCTCTGAATTCTGTATCGATAAGCTTTACGCCGCTGGCAGCGCCAGTGGTCGTCAGGGCTTATTAGAATTCCGTGGCTTTGAAATGCCGCCACACCCGCACATGTCTCTGGTACAAATGCTGTTGTTGCGCTGCTTAGTCGCACGTTTCTGGAAAGAACCCTACAAAAAACCTTTGGTGCGTTGGGGCACCAGTCTGCACGACAAATTCATGCTGCCACATTTTGTTTGGCAAGATGTCAAAGAAGTGGTCGAAGATCTGCAACGCCATGGTTTCCCCTTCAAACTGGAATGGCTGGCGCCATTTGAAGAGTTCCGTTTCCCGCATTATGGCCGTCAAAAAATCGACGACATGGAAATTGAACTGCGTTGGGCGATTGAGCCTTGGCACGTGCTAGGAGAAGAAATTACTGGCTCGGGCACTGCTCGCTATGTGGACTCTTCCGTTGAACGTTTGCAAGTAAAATTGTCTGGGGTAACAGACGGCCGCTATGTGTTGAGCTGTAATGGTCGTCGAGTGCCTATCCGTGCCACCGGCCGCAAAGGCGAGTACGTTGGAGCCGTGCGTTACAAGGCTTGGGCGCCACCGTCTGCGTTGCACCCAACATTGGGCATTGATGCGCCGTTGGTATTTGATTTAATTGATACCTGGAACGGCTTATCCGTCGGCGGTTGTACTTATCATGTGTCTCACCCTGGCGGGCGCACCTATGACAATGTACCGGTCAACAGCAACGAAGCGGAAGCGCGGCGCGTGAACCGTTTTTGGGATCATGGTTTCACTCAAGGTACGCTGTCACCAGCGTCGGCTTTCGATGCATTGCGTTCTTTTTATCCGAATGGCAACGAGCCACGTACCATGTCGCCACCGGCGGAAGAACCCATGAATGAATATCCTCATACATTAGATCTAAGGAAGCAGTATAATGTTCTCTAA
- a CDS encoding circularly permuted type 2 ATP-grasp protein, producing MEKLTSQYQSSIFFDELIDNNGAPRAPAAQLLGYLDSLSEDELEKRRLTAEATIQEMGISFTIYTEEGNIDRAWPFDIVPRTIEASDWKIAEAGLKQRLKALNLFINDLYHDQNVIKDGIIPEHIIKDSKNFRPECVGVSPAYGVWAHICGTDLVRDENGDFFVLEDNLRVPSGVSYMLENRAITKRVLPELFENESILPVDSYTSQLFDTLAALSPRDIDKPEIVVLTPGIYNSAYFEHAFLAQQMGAELVEGSDLFVGDDDCVYMKTIDGSERVDVIYRRIDDLFIDPEAFDPESVLGVAGLMRAWRKGNVALANAPGAGVADDKVVYAYVPAIIRYYLNEEPILNNVKTFLCDDPEQRAYVLENLDKLVVKPANESGGYGMLVGPHSTKKEQALFAELITKNPRNYIAQPTLKLSTAPTLIAKGVLEPRHLDLRPFILQAKETYVTTGGLTRVAMKKGSLVVNSSQGGGSKDTWIVETKG from the coding sequence ATGGAAAAATTAACGAGCCAATACCAATCATCTATTTTTTTTGACGAGTTAATCGATAACAACGGCGCACCAAGAGCCCCAGCAGCGCAACTATTGGGGTATTTAGACAGCCTGTCAGAAGACGAACTCGAAAAAAGGCGTCTCACCGCCGAAGCAACCATACAAGAAATGGGCATTAGCTTCACGATTTACACCGAAGAAGGCAACATAGACAGAGCCTGGCCCTTCGACATTGTCCCCCGAACCATAGAAGCATCAGATTGGAAAATCGCAGAAGCAGGTTTAAAACAACGCCTCAAAGCGCTTAACCTCTTCATCAACGACCTCTACCACGATCAAAACGTCATCAAAGACGGCATCATTCCAGAACACATCATTAAAGACTCCAAAAACTTCCGACCGGAATGCGTCGGTGTCTCACCCGCTTACGGTGTTTGGGCGCATATTTGTGGCACCGACTTGGTACGCGATGAAAATGGCGATTTTTTTGTATTAGAAGACAACTTACGTGTGCCCTCAGGCGTGTCTTACATGCTGGAAAACCGCGCCATTACCAAGCGTGTGTTGCCGGAATTGTTTGAAAACGAATCCATATTGCCAGTCGATTCATACACCTCGCAATTGTTTGATACCTTGGCAGCCTTGTCCCCAAGAGACATAGACAAGCCTGAAATTGTCGTATTAACGCCTGGCATTTATAACTCGGCGTATTTTGAACACGCCTTCTTGGCACAACAAATGGGCGCCGAGTTGGTCGAAGGCAGCGACTTATTTGTCGGCGATGACGACTGCGTTTACATGAAAACCATCGACGGTTCAGAGCGCGTCGATGTTATTTATCGGCGTATTGATGATTTATTTATTGATCCCGAAGCATTCGACCCTGAATCTGTGTTGGGCGTGGCTGGACTCATGCGCGCATGGCGAAAAGGCAATGTCGCCTTAGCAAACGCGCCGGGTGCTGGCGTCGCCGATGACAAAGTAGTGTACGCGTATGTTCCGGCTATTATTCGTTACTACTTGAACGAAGAGCCGATTCTGAACAACGTCAAAACCTTCTTGTGCGACGACCCAGAACAACGCGCCTACGTATTAGAAAATCTCGATAAATTGGTCGTCAAACCCGCCAACGAATCCGGCGGTTATGGCATGTTAGTGGGGCCCCATTCAACCAAAAAAGAACAAGCACTGTTTGCCGAGCTTATTACCAAAAACCCTCGCAACTACATTGCGCAACCAACCTTAAAGTTATCCACCGCACCCACGCTTATTGCCAAAGGTGTCTTAGAACCTCGCCATTTAGACCTTCGTCCTTTTATCTTGCAAGCCAAGGAGACCTACGTCACCACTGGCGGCCTCACTCGCGTGGCCATGAAAAAAGGCTCACTGGTGGTTAATTCATCACAAGGTGGTGGCAGTAAAGACACTTGGATTGTTGAAACAAAGGGGTAG
- a CDS encoding alpha-E domain-containing protein → MLSRVAERLYWSARYLERVENTARLVSVYDDLLFDLPKDIKVSWYNLIEILSGEEGFEQRYKVKDERNVVKFLLADDTNSSSMLSSLKMVRENIRTTRDVVPKETWELINELDLYAQQNIKQGINRSERHLFLNTIIEGCQKIIGLFAGAMSRDCGWHFLIMGRYLERADMGTRILDAAVSLMLESEPEARIQLGQVTWSKVLKSQSAYMDYRRTIRTSINGAKAVTFLMNDPCFPRTLAYCFGQIGEAATKLPRAGLITAKVDKILQFDYPLISSEDLDEDFHNHLNDLQIAIIDINHQITQNWFHFRQGDAA, encoded by the coding sequence ATGTTATCTAGAGTCGCAGAACGCTTATATTGGAGCGCCCGGTATTTGGAGCGCGTTGAAAACACCGCCCGTTTGGTCAGTGTGTATGACGATTTACTGTTCGACCTTCCCAAAGACATTAAAGTGTCTTGGTACAACCTCATCGAAATATTAAGTGGCGAAGAAGGGTTTGAACAACGCTATAAAGTCAAAGACGAACGCAATGTGGTCAAATTTCTGTTAGCCGACGACACCAACTCCAGCTCTATGTTATCGTCCTTGAAAATGGTCCGCGAAAACATTCGTACCACCCGAGATGTGGTGCCAAAGGAAACGTGGGAACTGATTAACGAACTGGATTTATACGCACAACAAAACATCAAGCAAGGCATTAACCGTTCAGAACGTCATCTCTTTTTGAACACCATTATTGAAGGTTGCCAGAAAATCATCGGGCTATTTGCCGGCGCCATGAGTCGAGATTGTGGCTGGCACTTCCTCATCATGGGCCGTTATTTAGAGCGTGCCGACATGGGCACACGTATTCTGGATGCGGCGGTGTCGCTGATGTTGGAATCCGAACCGGAAGCCAGAATTCAACTTGGTCAAGTAACCTGGTCAAAAGTATTAAAATCACAAAGCGCCTACATGGACTATCGCCGCACCATCCGAACCTCCATCAATGGGGCCAAAGCCGTGACCTTTTTAATGAATGACCCCTGCTTTCCTCGCACCCTAGCCTATTGTTTTGGGCAAATAGGCGAAGCGGCAACAAAATTGCCACGAGCCGGATTAATTACCGCTAAAGTCGATAAAATTCTTCAGTTCGATTATCCGCTTATCAGTTCAGAAGATTTGGACGAAGATTTTCACAATCATTTAAACGATCTGCAAATAGCCATCATCGACATCAATCACCAGATCACCCAAAACTGGTTCCATTTTCGGCAAGGAGACGCGGCATGA